CCACCTGCCCATAACCTACATCAATGCCATAAACTTTTTTTGCCCCTTTTTGAAACAGGCAATCAGTAAATCCCCCCGTAGAAATACCCCCATCAAGGCAAATTCTACCCTCCACCTCAATGGCGAAATATTCCAACGCCTTCACCAACTTTTCACCCCCCCGAGACACAAAAGGAGGCTCTTCTTTTACTTCAATCAGGCTATCCGCATTTATCAAAGTACCCGGTTTATCGACAATTTGCCCCTTTACCTTTACTTTCCCCGCCCTAATCAATTTTTGTGCCAAGGCACGGGAATCACATAATCCCTGACTGGTTAATAGTGTATCTAATCTTTCTTTTGCCAATGGTTTTTATATAATCATGGAAATACATCCCTAATTATATAGGGGTTAATGAAAAAGTGAAGGTCAGGGATAAGGAATAGGCAATGGGCAATGGGCAATGGGCAATAGGCAATGGGCAATAGGCAATGGACAATGGGCAAAAGGCAAGAGGCAGAAATAAAATAATCTAAACTAATCAATATTTAAAATGCTAAAAACAGACTTATTAATGTATCGTTTTGATGGAGAAACGATTATCCCTAAAAAATTACCCCTTAATAAAAATAATCTTTTTTTAGCCTGTGAGCAAATAGATTGTTTTCAAACTTGTGTGGGTAAAACTCAAGCCTATTTAGATAATAAACTTAAAGAATTAGAAGGAGATAGCCCCGATTATCGTCTCAAAAGAGGGTTAGCGCATCTACTCAAAAATCACTTTAGCACCTTTGAAATTGTTAGCCCCCTAGTACCTGCCAAACTAAGGGAAATGGTTTTTTCCCACAGTGCCGAGTCTTTACCTATACCCGATAATAAAGAATCTGTTTTAAATGCGATCGCCCTTAATCTTAGCAAAAAATTAGAAAAAGAAGTATTACCCCACGAAATCGAACAAGGCTTATACGCAGACTTACAAGAAAACCGCATCCTTACCCAATTTGACTCCCCCCAACCCGAAACCCTCATCCACCGTTACAACCTTTCCCAAGTACAAGGCATATTTTACCGTGCCAGTGAAATTACCATCCACGCCCACCGCAATCAACCGGGAGAATATAAACAACTATTTCGCTACCTAAAACTATTTGAACTCATGGTATATGTAGAAGGAGATGCCGACACAGGCTTTACTATTACCATGGATGGCCCCACCAGCCTTTTTAAACCCAGTACCCGTTACGGTTTAGCCCTTGCCAAGATGATACCTGCCCTCTTGCACGTACGAAAATGGAGTTTAGAAGCCAAATTGAGAATGAAAGATAACTACACCAACCGCATCAAAGAAAAACGCTTTCACCTCGATGACAGTTGCGATTTAGTTAGCCATTATAGTGTCAATACCACCTACGATAGTTTATTAGAAGAATCCTTCGCCAAAAGGTGGGCAAAAATTGATACTCCATGGCGCCTTGAAAGGGAAGTGGATTTATTACCCGTGCCGGGGAGTGTGATGATTCCTGATTTTCGTTTGGTGCATCCTGACGGTAGAGATTTCTTATTGGAAATCGTCGGTTATTGGAGTCCTCAATATTTACAAAAAAAATTTTATCAAGCTCAAAAAGTAGAGCGAGACAATTTAATTTTAGCTATTTCTGAACGGTTAAATCTTGCCAAGGCGGGGGTAAATTTTAAAGAGTTGCCTAATAAGCTAGTTTGGTTTAAAAATAAATTATCCCCTCAAGATGTATTAAGTATTATTAACCCATAATATTTTACACTGTGTGTATGTTTATTTTAATTAACCTCAAGGTCAATTAATGATCTTTGATCCATGACTAATCACGAACCTATTACGCCCATAGATAACCAAAATCCTATCTTATATGACCAACCTTGGTTTAACCTTAGTAAATACAATCAAGATCATTTTGACAGGGGCAAACCTCAGTGGTTTATATTTTTGTGGTGGATTGTGGAAGGTATTATTTTTCCTCTTACCCCCCATAATTTTTATGGAGTCAGACGGGTATTATTACAACTTTTTGGGGCAAAAATTGGTAAGGGGGTAATTATTCGCTCTAGTGCTAGATTTTTGTACCCTTGGAAGGTGGAAATCGGTGATTATAGTTGGATAGGCGATCGCACCTACTTTTATAGTTTAGATAAAATTACCATAGGCTCTCACACTGTCATTTCTCAACACAATTATTTATGTACAGGAAGCCATGATTATAATACAGCAAGTTTCAATCTAATTACATCCCCTATTACCATCAGTAACGGCGTTTGGATAGCTAGTCATTGTTTTGTGGCCCCGGGAGTAAAAATCGGTGCAAATACTGTTATTGGCGCCCGTAGCACCGTTTTAGACAATATTCCCAGTGCCAAACTAGCTTGGGGTACTCCTTGCAAAGTTAAGGGCAATCGCACTCCACCCCATTAGGGAGATGGGGAGATGACGAGTAGGGGAGATAGGGAGATGAGGGGATAAAAGTTTAATTATCCATTCTCAATTATCAATTATCTCTAACCCTGTCAACAATGGATTGAACCTATCCTTAATCCCATTTTCTCCATTGTTAATTGTGCCAATAAAGCCTAAACTTTCTATAAAGTGATTATTTTAGAGGTCAAAAAGCGTGAATAAAGTACTTGGTATTATCTTAGGAGGCGGTGCAGGTACCAGACTGTATCCCCTGACTAAATTAAGAGCCAAACCAGCAGTACCTTTGGCGGGAAAATATCGCCTAATTGATATTCCTATCAGTAACTGTATTAACTCGGAAATTTTAAAAATATATGTTTTAACTCAATTTAACTCTGCTTCTTTGAATCGTCATGTAAGTAGAGCTTACAATTTTTCTGGGTTTAGTGATGGTTTTGTGGAAGTATTAGCCGCCCAACAAACCAAGGAAAATCCTGACTGGTTCCAAGGTACAGCCGATGCGGTACGTCAATATATCTGGCTTTTTGATGAGTGGGATATTGATGAATATATTATCCTTTCTGGGGATCATCTCTATCGCATGGATTACAGTAAATTTGTGGAACACCACCGCAAAACTAATGCTGATATTACCATTTCGGTAGTTCCCATCGACGAAAAAAGAGCCGAGGCTTTCGGTTTAATGAAGATTGATGACTCTGGCAGAATTACCGATTTTAGCGAAAAGCCTAAAGGTGATGCCCTCAGACAAATGGCAGTAGATACCAGCATTTTAGGTTTAAGCCCTGAACAGGCTCAAGAAAAGCCTTATATTGCTTCTATGGGTATCTATGTATTCAAAAAAGAGGTATTACGCAAGTTATTAACCGAAAACCCTGATCAAACCGATTTTGGTAAAGAAATTATCCCCTATGCGGCAAAGGATCATAATATCCAAGCCTATTTATTCAAGGGTTATTGGGAAGATATTGGAACTATTGAGGCTTTCTACGATGCCAACCTTTCTTTGACTAATCAGCCTCAGCCTTCTTTCAGTTTCTATGACGAGAAAGCACCTATCTATACACGCTCTCGTTATTTACCCCCTACCAAGTTACTCGATTCTCAGGTGACTCAATCTATTATCGGTGAGGGTTGTATTATCAAGGAGTGTCGCATTAACCACTGTGTTTTAGGGGTGAGAACTCGCATTGAAACTAATTGTGTGGTGGAAGATACTTTAATTATGGGTGCTGATTTATATGAGCCTTATACCGTCAGACAGGCTAAATTAAAAGAAGGCGGTGTACCTATTGGTATCGGTGCTAATTCCATTGTACGTCGTGCGATCGTTGATAAAAATGCTCGTATTGGTCAAAATGTGCAAATCATCAATAAGGATAGGGTTGAGGAAGCCAACCGAGAGGATGAGGGATTTTTAATCCGTAATGGTATTGTGGTTGTTATTAAAAATGCTTCTATTGCTGATAATACTATTATTTAATAACTAAAAATCGGGATATTTTTGATTGTTTTTTGTTTAATTTTAATAACGTCAGTTCTCTTTTTTTAGGGGAGAAATAAAAACCGAATTTTAATCAAATCAGGCAGGTCAAAAGACCTGCTTTTTTATTATTTTTTCCTAGCAACGATCGCCCTGTGCCGTTTACTAATGGGAATAATTTTGGGCTGTTCAAAGCCTATATTTAGTAACTCTTTTTCAATATCTAAACTAAAATATTGATCCAAATAAGGCTCGGTACTTTTTAATAAAGTTAGCACATAACGAGGCATTTTTTGATAGGCTTCTGATTGAGGATTCATGTCCATAATACCCAGATAACCCCCAGTTTTTATTAAACGATGGGCTTCTTGTAAAATATTTTTAGCGGCAAATTGGGGCAATTCATGGAACATTAAAAAATGAGAAACTAGATCAAAAGATGCGGATGATAAATGAGTATTTTCTGCCTGATTATGATGCCATTGAATATCATAATTTTTTTGCTGGGCTTGATGTTTTGCCACCGCCAAAAAATAGGGGGATAAGTCCAACCCTGTAACCTTAGCATCGGGGTATTTTTCTTGTAGAGCAAAGGTACTTAAACCCACTCCACAGCCCATATCTAAAATATTCTGAGGATTCTCACTAATTTCCCTTTCTAATACTTTATGATAATTACGGCGCAAAGTGCGATCGCCCTCTAATTTTGGCTCCTTAGAAAAAATGGTCGAATGAACACTATAAGCCGCCGACTCCAATTCCCAAGCCGCCTTCCACTCCAGATTGCCCTGATCATAAGCATGAAAAGATCTAAAATAATACTCAGGATAATCCACCGCCTTATTTTCCACCGCAGCTATATCCTCACTCCAATCCCGACTCTCCAGACTGGCAATATTTTCATACCAATTAACCCCAATAGTTTCCGCCCGACTAATAATCATCTTTCTGGCGCGACTCTTGGCAAAATTAGCAAGGGGTTTAATCCCTAACAAAGTATTAATAACAGTGGTACTAAAATTATTCTCTGGTTTAATAGTATTAGTGGTCATCTTACATCGTGATTTTATATGAATATCTCAATTATCTAAACCTAATTTTATGGCGAAATCCCAACTGATTAACAAAATGCAACAGGAAATTTTTTATTTCCACCCCGTAAACACTCCCATCAAAGTCATACAAACTCATTGTTCCATAGTTTTTTTGACGGGTAAATATGCTTACAAACTCAAGAAAGATGTTAATTTCGGATTTTTAGACTATTCAACCCTTGAAAAAAGAAAACATTTTTTAGAACAAGAATTAGCAATGAATAAGGTAATCGCCCCAGAATTATATGTGGAAGTATTACCCATTAGCTACACTAACGATACTTTTGTTTTAAATAATAGTATTAATGTGGTTGATTATGCTTTAAAAATGAATCAATTTCCTCAAGAGAATCTTTTTATCAACATTTTTGAAGCAGGAAAATTAACAGAAAATCATATTAAAGAATTAGGAAAAATTGTCGCTGATTTTCACCAAAAAACCATTACCAATGATTATATTAGTAGTTTTGGGAAAGTAGAAAAAATTGCCCTATCTATTAATGATAACTATCGACAAACAGAAAAATATATCGGCATCGCACAAACGGCAGAACAGTATCAAGAAACTAAGAAATTTACCGATAATTTTTTAGCTAACCATCAAGATATTTTTGAAACAAGAATAAATAATCAAAAGATTAAAGAATGTCATGGAGATTTACATCTCAAAAATATTTGTATTTTTAATAATAAAATTCAACTTTTTGATCGGATCGAATTTAACGAAGAATTTAGGTTTGTAGATGTCATGTATGATGTCGCTTTTACAGTGATGGATCTTCATTCTAAGGGAGAAAAAGAACTGGCAAATATTTTCCTCAATACTTATTTAGAATATACAGGAGATTGGGAAGGAGTAATAGTTTTACCATTATATTTAAGCCGTCAAGCCTATGTCAGAGCAAAAGTAACATCTTTTCTTTTAGATGATTCTGCCATTGAGTCAGAGGAAAAAGAAAGGGCGACAAAGACAGCAAAAGATTATTATGATTTAGCTTGGAAATATACTCAAAAAAGTGAAGCAAAATTAATTTTAATGTCTGGTTTATCAGGCTCAGGAAAAAGCACTTTAGCCAGTAAAATAGCCAAGGAATTAAATGCCATTCATATTCGCTCAGATGCCGTCAGAAAACA
The sequence above is a segment of the Cyanobacterium stanieri PCC 7202 genome. Coding sequences within it:
- a CDS encoding putative colanic acid biosynthesis acetyltransferase WcaF (PFAM: Bacterial transferase hexapeptide (three repeats)~COGs: COG0110 Acetyltransferase (isoleucine patch superfamily)~InterPro IPR001451~KEGG: cyc:PCC7424_1176 putative colanic acid biosynthesis acetyltransferase WcaF~SPTR: Transferase hexapeptide repeat containing protein); protein product: MTNHEPITPIDNQNPILYDQPWFNLSKYNQDHFDRGKPQWFIFLWWIVEGIIFPLTPHNFYGVRRVLLQLFGAKIGKGVIIRSSARFLYPWKVEIGDYSWIGDRTYFYSLDKITIGSHTVISQHNYLCTGSHDYNTASFNLITSPITISNGVWIASHCFVAPGVKIGANTVIGARSTVLDNIPSAKLAWGTPCKVKGNRTPPH
- a CDS encoding glucose-1-phosphate adenylyltransferase (PFAM: Nucleotidyl transferase~TIGRFAM: glucose-1-phosphate adenylyltransferase~COGs: COG0448 ADP-glucose pyrophosphorylase~InterPro IPR005836:IPR005835:IPR011831~KEGG: cyt:cce_0987 glucose-1-phosphate adenylyltransferase~PFAM: Nucleotidyl transferase~SPTR: Glucose-1-phosphate adenylyltransferase;~TIGRFAM: glucose-1-phosphate adenylyltransferase), which codes for MNKVLGIILGGGAGTRLYPLTKLRAKPAVPLAGKYRLIDIPISNCINSEILKIYVLTQFNSASLNRHVSRAYNFSGFSDGFVEVLAAQQTKENPDWFQGTADAVRQYIWLFDEWDIDEYIILSGDHLYRMDYSKFVEHHRKTNADITISVVPIDEKRAEAFGLMKIDDSGRITDFSEKPKGDALRQMAVDTSILGLSPEQAQEKPYIASMGIYVFKKEVLRKLLTENPDQTDFGKEIIPYAAKDHNIQAYLFKGYWEDIGTIEAFYDANLSLTNQPQPSFSFYDEKAPIYTRSRYLPPTKLLDSQVTQSIIGEGCIIKECRINHCVLGVRTRIETNCVVEDTLIMGADLYEPYTVRQAKLKEGGVPIGIGANSIVRRAIVDKNARIGQNVQIINKDRVEEANREDEGFLIRNGIVVVIKNASIADNTII
- a CDS encoding Methyltransferase type 11 (PFAM: Methyltransferase domain~COGs: COG2226 Methylase involved in ubiquinone/menaquinone biosynthesis~InterPro IPR013216~KEGG: cyp:PCC8801_3864 methyltransferase type 11~PFAM: Methyltransferase type 11~SPTR: Methyltransferase type 11); the encoded protein is MTTNTIKPENNFSTTVINTLLGIKPLANFAKSRARKMIISRAETIGVNWYENIASLESRDWSEDIAAVENKAVDYPEYYFRSFHAYDQGNLEWKAAWELESAAYSVHSTIFSKEPKLEGDRTLRRNYHKVLEREISENPQNILDMGCGVGLSTFALQEKYPDAKVTGLDLSPYFLAVAKHQAQQKNYDIQWHHNQAENTHLSSASFDLVSHFLMFHELPQFAAKNILQEAHRLIKTGGYLGIMDMNPQSEAYQKMPRYVLTLLKSTEPYLDQYFSLDIEKELLNIGFEQPKIIPISKRHRAIVARKK
- a CDS encoding hypothetical protein (PFAM: Zeta toxin~COGs: COG2187 conserved hypothetical protein~KEGG: cyp:PCC8801_2808 hypothetical protein~SPTR: Putative uncharacterized protein), which encodes MAKSQLINKMQQEIFYFHPVNTPIKVIQTHCSIVFLTGKYAYKLKKDVNFGFLDYSTLEKRKHFLEQELAMNKVIAPELYVEVLPISYTNDTFVLNNSINVVDYALKMNQFPQENLFINIFEAGKLTENHIKELGKIVADFHQKTITNDYISSFGKVEKIALSINDNYRQTEKYIGIAQTAEQYQETKKFTDNFLANHQDIFETRINNQKIKECHGDLHLKNICIFNNKIQLFDRIEFNEEFRFVDVMYDVAFTVMDLHSKGEKELANIFLNTYLEYTGDWEGVIVLPLYLSRQAYVRAKVTSFLLDDSAIESEEKERATKTAKDYYDLAWKYTQKSEAKLILMSGLSGSGKSTLASKIAKELNAIHIRSDAVRKHLAQISLQEKGTDDIYSPQMNNKTYGRLLELAQILINAGFTVILDAKYDRIYLRQPIIQWTKKQQIPLEIIYCYAPFEVMCDRISQRQGDISDATPEILKKQQEQLEPFTEEEKPFVRKINTHH
- a CDS encoding protein of unknown function DUF790 (PFAM: Protein of unknown function (DUF790)~COGs: COG3372 conserved hypothetical protein~InterPro IPR008508~KEGG: cyt:cce_2289 hypothetical protein~PFAM: protein of unknown function DUF790~SPTR: DUF790-containing protein); the protein is MLKTDLLMYRFDGETIIPKKLPLNKNNLFLACEQIDCFQTCVGKTQAYLDNKLKELEGDSPDYRLKRGLAHLLKNHFSTFEIVSPLVPAKLREMVFSHSAESLPIPDNKESVLNAIALNLSKKLEKEVLPHEIEQGLYADLQENRILTQFDSPQPETLIHRYNLSQVQGIFYRASEITIHAHRNQPGEYKQLFRYLKLFELMVYVEGDADTGFTITMDGPTSLFKPSTRYGLALAKMIPALLHVRKWSLEAKLRMKDNYTNRIKEKRFHLDDSCDLVSHYSVNTTYDSLLEESFAKRWAKIDTPWRLEREVDLLPVPGSVMIPDFRLVHPDGRDFLLEIVGYWSPQYLQKKFYQAQKVERDNLILAISERLNLAKAGVNFKELPNKLVWFKNKLSPQDVLSIINP